From Clavelina lepadiformis chromosome 9, kaClaLepa1.1, whole genome shotgun sequence, the proteins below share one genomic window:
- the LOC143470460 gene encoding uncharacterized protein LOC143470460 isoform X1: MNEDNNKMASMSTKGDSKSNTEAKTFVENEQKTFSENEDSDDETSSGSELHGFDIDNQLEEKLKKHGLNRRNVKTIIHELLNDEHVRGLLKANLDNENAAAPLPESKNLRSKVTTKRCKEFEKQVAKFTEIPLPEEDDDDEEYQPGTKEYIADAEISQDTQESPNDLDTSIECSSISSEIDILKQTEPETQKSFLQHLDECQKELDAINRRQELHDQEIIAQRTRSKHSLLDIAMAEIETAFKPPDVTDDMYTPSGDDDWHKWLAELMLDETALDAPDAADDDCEQDPDYNFIQSESEECNEKEDYRNDHGTHIPRKEVKELLEENHSEELDFKGQLISSAAPTETPIPSNSTYSKNYAMPMVKPVNTVKSQLAMLRKSKVIPSQRKKDVGFSETSGSIASNYEVNQPITFTKHQLNVLSTQMRQHVQLLTQTNILTRNIPCYSSIVDESHAVLKELQQLSQHDRINFVVNSSYFDVPGLAEALKIASTEIPQSEPVTRLSKTERQRFVQPMRRAVGELMAKNPLFAFSQLLPVNAPQENIPDNTRLSFNSSEDSLMALGIAQMEGHALPWHILIHQYMMPCKQPEQIRSRMMNVKIQGRYSRDNPIRLYRQSGKLPSTPALCQADAGHGTNAENLLNLKKSNLPDWLIALQHETEHMQNNRNSTGNIEKLLGERSTYSDIDITKHTNEPSINTVTKVPTVQPAVISVLQQPSILFSPQKPLSIVLPTGVLASPAAILTQPQLVQVNKPATVGKFPITPQNIHSKTMISNHDTKQTIPAMKTRKKTKKKIVKSNHQKARKTTNNFPERKQKPPVQSKNVVEESFDDLDDEILLTEEDFDENEHDEHTVGVEDLSEDETLTEQKIWSGQKRQADRSERDLKTKWKKRKETTSKKLGGRLHRLHPGLSGKKKTRLSSDPLSRSLLQSAQKVKLLEEETIVQLDPSRVEKEMLLAEGYLTRMEDVLKDHPNVLTNVLEIFSEFDGDTAQSPPGLFKKLSKLLAPWPELLQGFAPFLLPEQAQLCGLLSEQQVYARARKFLRQLEIRFQDNPQHLGRILNAFHSMSSCVIFNEHEVKNTILSLLKSEPYLQEEFLMFFDNERPPESRLHGECEEIFWNDDLIKDSMTSKFERVIIPFSEGQEAQASTSENFSNKTDEIKSVADHENKSDSEEDPLGDNNDINHDTNASTDIGIISEDALSCSPFKRLIPATTLPAVTIPPSLQSLGGGKPPVTNNMTPALFVDVVDRPITPTGIQASTDDSISVPSFDPINDQCSSQGLSLPLTPSHSKSSLEAEVGLPKMPDENDEIPWNREEDTMLLSVCKQLGPTEQAFHQVAQACKRTVKEATNRFNAIMALLSSADQTDTDTTGQNSDSDTDTKESNGE, from the exons ATGAATGAAGACAATAATAAGATGGCTTCCATGTCCACCAAAGGGGATAGCAAGTCTAACACTGAAGCCAAGACGTTTGTGGAAAATgagcaaaaaacattttcagaaaatgaag ATTCAGATGATGAAACTTCATCAGGTTCAGAGCTGCATGGATTTGACATTGATAATCAACTGGAAGAAAAACTGAAGAAACATGGACTTAATCGTCGGAATGTCAAAACCATCATCCAT GAGTTGCTAAATGATGAACATGTTCGTGGGTTACTTAAAGCCAACCTTGATAATGAAAACGCAGCTGCTCCATTACCA GAAAGCAAAAACCTTCGTTCTAAAGTAACAACTAAAAGATGTAAGGAGTTTGAAAAG CAGGTTGCAAAGTTCACTGAGATTCCGCTGCCAGAAGAAGATGACGATGATGAAGAATACCAGCCTGGAACAAAG GAGTATATTGCGGACGCAGAGATTTCACAAGACACCCAAGAGTCTCCCAATGACCTGGATACATCCATAGAATGTTCAAGTATAAGCA gTGAAATCGacatattaaaacaaacagaacCTGAGACACAGAAATCTTTTCTACAGCATTTAGATGAATGTCAAAAAGAACTTGATGCAATTAATAGACGGCAAGAGCTGCATGATCAAGAAATTATTGCACAGCGAACTAG atcCAAACACTCATTATTAGACATCGCCATGGCTGAAATTGAAACTGCCTTCAAACCACCTGACGTTACAGATGACATGTATACTCCATCTGGAGATGATGACTGGCATAAGTGGTTGGCTGAATTAATGCTTGATGAAACGG CATTAGATGCACCAGATGCTGCAGATGATGATTGTGAGCAGGATCCAGATTACAACTTTATTCAATCTGAATCCGAAGAATGCAATGAGAAAGAAGATTATAGAAATGACCATGGa ACTCATATTCCAAGAAAAGAAGTGAAAGAACTTCTTGAGGAGAATCATAGTGAAGAGTTGGACTTCAAAGGACAGTTAATATCATCTGCCGCACCTACCGAAACTCCTATTCCATCGAATTCCACCTATTCGAA GAATTATGCAATGCCAATGGTCAAACCTGTTAACACTGTTAAGAGTCAGTTAGCCATGTTGAGAAAATCAAAGGTAATACCTTCTCAGAGGAAAAAAGATGTTGGTTTTTCTGAAACTAGTGGAAGCATTGCATCCAACTATGAAGTAAATCAGCCAATAACATTTACCAAGCATCAATTGAACGTATTATCTACTCAGATGAGACAGCATGTTCAG cttttaaCTCAAACCAATATATTAACTCGCAATATTCCTTGTTATTCAAGCATtgttgatgaatctcatgcTGTTTTGAAA GAGTTGCAACAACTTTCTCAACACGATcgaataaattttgttgtaaattcATCCTATTTTGATGTCCCTGGTTTAGCAGAGGCTTTGAAGATTGCTTCTACAGAGATCCCCCAAAGCGAACCAGTTACAAGGCTGAGCAA GACAGAAAGACAACGTTTTGTACAGCCCATGCGAAGAGCAGTTGGAGAGTTAATGGCAAAGAATCCATTGTTTGCATTCAGCCAACTTCTCCCTGTAAATGCTCCACAAGAAAATATTCCAGACAACACAAGATTGTCATTCAATTCAAGTGAAGATAG TTTAATGGCACTTGGTATAGCCCAAATGGAAGGACATGCCTTGCCCTGGCACATACTCATCCATCAATATATGATGCCTTGCAAACAGCCTGAACAGATTCGATCACGAATGATGAATGTAAAGATACAAGGACGTTATAGCAGAGACAACCCAATTCGACTGTATCGACAGTCAGGGAAGCTTCCATCCACTCCGGCACTTTGTCAGGCAGATGCTGGACATGGAACTAATGCAGAAAATCTTCTGAATCTAAAAAAATCTAACCTACCTGACTGGTTAATTGCACTGCAACATGAAACTGAACATATGCAGAACAACCGCAATAGCACAGGGAATATTGAGAAATTACTTGGTGAAAGGTCAACATATTCGGATATTGATATCACAAAGCACACAAATGAACCATCCATAAATACTGTAACAAAAGTGCCTACTGTCCAACCCGCCGTCATTTCTG TACTCCAACAGCCCAGTATACTTTTCAGTCCTCAAAAACCTCTTTCGATTGTTTTGCCAACTGGCGTGTTAGCCTCTCCTGCTGCTATTTTGACGCAGCCTCAGTTAGTTCAAGTTAATAAACCTGCAACTGTTGGAAAATTTCCTATCACTCCGCAAAACATTCATTCAAAGACCATGATCAGTAATCATGATACTAAACAGACAATTCCAGCCATGAAAACTCGTAAGAAAACTAAAAAGAAGATTGTCAAGTCAAATCATcaaaaagcaagaaaaacCACAAACAACTTTCCTGAACGGAAGCAGAAACCTCCAGTACAG TCTAAAAACGTTGTTGAAGAAAGTTTTGACGACTTGGACGATGAAATCTTATTGACAGAAGAAGACTTTGATGAGAATGAGCATGATGAGCATACAGTTGGAGTTGAAGATCTATCGGAAGATGAAACCTTAACTGAACAAAAAATCTGGTCAGGCCAGAAGAGGCAGGCTGACCGAAGTGAAAGAgacttgaaaacaaaatggaaaaagAGAAAGGAAACCACATCAAAGAAGTTAGGTGGAAGACTGCACAG GTTGCATCCAGGACTTTCAGGTAAGAAAAAAACACGATTGTCAAGTGATCCTCTGAGTAGAAGTTTGCTTCAGTCTGCACAGAAAGTAAAACTTCTTGAGGAAGAGACAATTGTGCAACTTGATCCTAGCAGAGTAGAAAAGGAAATGCTGTTGGCAGAAGGATATCTCACACG AATGGAAGATGTTCTAAAAGATCATCCAAATGTGTTGACAaatgttttggaaattttttctgaatttgaTGGTGATACGGCACAATCCCCTCCAGGTTTATTTAAAAAGCTTTCCAAACTTTTAGCTCCCTGGCCTGAACTTTTGCAGGGCTTTGCTCCCTTTCTTCTGCCTGAACAAGCACAATTGTGTGGATTG CTTTCTGAACAGCAAGTTTATGCTCGCGCCAGAAAGTTTCTTCGGCAGTTGGAAATTCGTTTTCAGGACAATCCTCAACATCTTGGCCGCATACTTAACGCATTTCATTCAATGTCATCTTGTGTCATATTCAATGAACATGAG gTTAAGAATACCATTCTTTCATTGCTGAAGTCGGAACCTTACCTTCAAGAGGAGTTCctcatgttttttgataatgAACGTCCACCTGAAAGTAGGCTTCATGGAGAATGTGAGGAGATTTTCTGGAACGATGATCTTATAAAG GATTCGATGACAAGCAAATTTGAACGAGTGATCATTCCGTTTTCTGAGGGGCAGGAAGCACAAGCTAGCACCAGTGAGAACTTTTCCAACAAAACTGACGAAATTAAAAGCGTGGCTGATCATGAAAACAAATCAGATTCAGAGGAAGACCCACTGGGTGACAATAACGA caTAAATCATGACACCAACGCATCAACTGATATTGGTATTATATCAGAAGATGCTCTTTCCTGCAGCCCGTTTAAGCGGCTTATTCCGGCAACAACTCTCCCAGCAGT aACTATTCCACCAAGTCTACAGAGCTTGGGTGGTGGAAAACCACCTGTGACAAACAACATGACACCAGCTCTATTTGTGGACGTCGTTGACAGGCCAATTACTCCAACGGGCATACAAGCTAGTACAGATGATTCAATTTCTGTTCCTTCTTTTGACCCAATAAACGATCAGTGTTCGTCGCAAGGTCTATCCTTGCCTTTAACTCCTTCTCATTCCAAGTCGTCGTTAGAAGCAGAAGTTGGACTGCCGAAAA tGCCGGACGAAAATGACGAAATTCCGTGGAATCGCGAGGAAGACACAATGCTGTTAAGTGTTTGCAAACAACTCGGGCCAACTGAACAAGCATTTCATCAA GTGGCACAAGCGTGTAAACGCACCGTGAAGGAAGCTACGAATCGTTTTAATGCGATCATGGCCTTACTGTCCAGTGCTGACCAAACTGACACTGACACAACCGGTCAAAACAGCGATAGTGACACGGACACAAAAGAAAGCAATGGCGAATAA
- the LOC143470460 gene encoding uncharacterized protein LOC143470460 isoform X2, translating into MNEDNNKMASMSTKGDSKSNTEAKTFVENEQKTFSENEDSDDETSSGSELHGFDIDNQLEEKLKKHGLNRRNVKTIIHELLNDEHVRGLLKANLDNENAAAPLPESKNLRSKVTTKRCKEFEKVAKFTEIPLPEEDDDDEEYQPGTKEYIADAEISQDTQESPNDLDTSIECSSISSEIDILKQTEPETQKSFLQHLDECQKELDAINRRQELHDQEIIAQRTRSKHSLLDIAMAEIETAFKPPDVTDDMYTPSGDDDWHKWLAELMLDETALDAPDAADDDCEQDPDYNFIQSESEECNEKEDYRNDHGTHIPRKEVKELLEENHSEELDFKGQLISSAAPTETPIPSNSTYSKNYAMPMVKPVNTVKSQLAMLRKSKVIPSQRKKDVGFSETSGSIASNYEVNQPITFTKHQLNVLSTQMRQHVQLLTQTNILTRNIPCYSSIVDESHAVLKELQQLSQHDRINFVVNSSYFDVPGLAEALKIASTEIPQSEPVTRLSKTERQRFVQPMRRAVGELMAKNPLFAFSQLLPVNAPQENIPDNTRLSFNSSEDSLMALGIAQMEGHALPWHILIHQYMMPCKQPEQIRSRMMNVKIQGRYSRDNPIRLYRQSGKLPSTPALCQADAGHGTNAENLLNLKKSNLPDWLIALQHETEHMQNNRNSTGNIEKLLGERSTYSDIDITKHTNEPSINTVTKVPTVQPAVISVLQQPSILFSPQKPLSIVLPTGVLASPAAILTQPQLVQVNKPATVGKFPITPQNIHSKTMISNHDTKQTIPAMKTRKKTKKKIVKSNHQKARKTTNNFPERKQKPPVQSKNVVEESFDDLDDEILLTEEDFDENEHDEHTVGVEDLSEDETLTEQKIWSGQKRQADRSERDLKTKWKKRKETTSKKLGGRLHRLHPGLSGKKKTRLSSDPLSRSLLQSAQKVKLLEEETIVQLDPSRVEKEMLLAEGYLTRMEDVLKDHPNVLTNVLEIFSEFDGDTAQSPPGLFKKLSKLLAPWPELLQGFAPFLLPEQAQLCGLLSEQQVYARARKFLRQLEIRFQDNPQHLGRILNAFHSMSSCVIFNEHEVKNTILSLLKSEPYLQEEFLMFFDNERPPESRLHGECEEIFWNDDLIKDSMTSKFERVIIPFSEGQEAQASTSENFSNKTDEIKSVADHENKSDSEEDPLGDNNDINHDTNASTDIGIISEDALSCSPFKRLIPATTLPAVTIPPSLQSLGGGKPPVTNNMTPALFVDVVDRPITPTGIQASTDDSISVPSFDPINDQCSSQGLSLPLTPSHSKSSLEAEVGLPKMPDENDEIPWNREEDTMLLSVCKQLGPTEQAFHQVAQACKRTVKEATNRFNAIMALLSSADQTDTDTTGQNSDSDTDTKESNGE; encoded by the exons ATGAATGAAGACAATAATAAGATGGCTTCCATGTCCACCAAAGGGGATAGCAAGTCTAACACTGAAGCCAAGACGTTTGTGGAAAATgagcaaaaaacattttcagaaaatgaag ATTCAGATGATGAAACTTCATCAGGTTCAGAGCTGCATGGATTTGACATTGATAATCAACTGGAAGAAAAACTGAAGAAACATGGACTTAATCGTCGGAATGTCAAAACCATCATCCAT GAGTTGCTAAATGATGAACATGTTCGTGGGTTACTTAAAGCCAACCTTGATAATGAAAACGCAGCTGCTCCATTACCA GAAAGCAAAAACCTTCGTTCTAAAGTAACAACTAAAAGATGTAAGGAGTTTGAAAAG GTTGCAAAGTTCACTGAGATTCCGCTGCCAGAAGAAGATGACGATGATGAAGAATACCAGCCTGGAACAAAG GAGTATATTGCGGACGCAGAGATTTCACAAGACACCCAAGAGTCTCCCAATGACCTGGATACATCCATAGAATGTTCAAGTATAAGCA gTGAAATCGacatattaaaacaaacagaacCTGAGACACAGAAATCTTTTCTACAGCATTTAGATGAATGTCAAAAAGAACTTGATGCAATTAATAGACGGCAAGAGCTGCATGATCAAGAAATTATTGCACAGCGAACTAG atcCAAACACTCATTATTAGACATCGCCATGGCTGAAATTGAAACTGCCTTCAAACCACCTGACGTTACAGATGACATGTATACTCCATCTGGAGATGATGACTGGCATAAGTGGTTGGCTGAATTAATGCTTGATGAAACGG CATTAGATGCACCAGATGCTGCAGATGATGATTGTGAGCAGGATCCAGATTACAACTTTATTCAATCTGAATCCGAAGAATGCAATGAGAAAGAAGATTATAGAAATGACCATGGa ACTCATATTCCAAGAAAAGAAGTGAAAGAACTTCTTGAGGAGAATCATAGTGAAGAGTTGGACTTCAAAGGACAGTTAATATCATCTGCCGCACCTACCGAAACTCCTATTCCATCGAATTCCACCTATTCGAA GAATTATGCAATGCCAATGGTCAAACCTGTTAACACTGTTAAGAGTCAGTTAGCCATGTTGAGAAAATCAAAGGTAATACCTTCTCAGAGGAAAAAAGATGTTGGTTTTTCTGAAACTAGTGGAAGCATTGCATCCAACTATGAAGTAAATCAGCCAATAACATTTACCAAGCATCAATTGAACGTATTATCTACTCAGATGAGACAGCATGTTCAG cttttaaCTCAAACCAATATATTAACTCGCAATATTCCTTGTTATTCAAGCATtgttgatgaatctcatgcTGTTTTGAAA GAGTTGCAACAACTTTCTCAACACGATcgaataaattttgttgtaaattcATCCTATTTTGATGTCCCTGGTTTAGCAGAGGCTTTGAAGATTGCTTCTACAGAGATCCCCCAAAGCGAACCAGTTACAAGGCTGAGCAA GACAGAAAGACAACGTTTTGTACAGCCCATGCGAAGAGCAGTTGGAGAGTTAATGGCAAAGAATCCATTGTTTGCATTCAGCCAACTTCTCCCTGTAAATGCTCCACAAGAAAATATTCCAGACAACACAAGATTGTCATTCAATTCAAGTGAAGATAG TTTAATGGCACTTGGTATAGCCCAAATGGAAGGACATGCCTTGCCCTGGCACATACTCATCCATCAATATATGATGCCTTGCAAACAGCCTGAACAGATTCGATCACGAATGATGAATGTAAAGATACAAGGACGTTATAGCAGAGACAACCCAATTCGACTGTATCGACAGTCAGGGAAGCTTCCATCCACTCCGGCACTTTGTCAGGCAGATGCTGGACATGGAACTAATGCAGAAAATCTTCTGAATCTAAAAAAATCTAACCTACCTGACTGGTTAATTGCACTGCAACATGAAACTGAACATATGCAGAACAACCGCAATAGCACAGGGAATATTGAGAAATTACTTGGTGAAAGGTCAACATATTCGGATATTGATATCACAAAGCACACAAATGAACCATCCATAAATACTGTAACAAAAGTGCCTACTGTCCAACCCGCCGTCATTTCTG TACTCCAACAGCCCAGTATACTTTTCAGTCCTCAAAAACCTCTTTCGATTGTTTTGCCAACTGGCGTGTTAGCCTCTCCTGCTGCTATTTTGACGCAGCCTCAGTTAGTTCAAGTTAATAAACCTGCAACTGTTGGAAAATTTCCTATCACTCCGCAAAACATTCATTCAAAGACCATGATCAGTAATCATGATACTAAACAGACAATTCCAGCCATGAAAACTCGTAAGAAAACTAAAAAGAAGATTGTCAAGTCAAATCATcaaaaagcaagaaaaacCACAAACAACTTTCCTGAACGGAAGCAGAAACCTCCAGTACAG TCTAAAAACGTTGTTGAAGAAAGTTTTGACGACTTGGACGATGAAATCTTATTGACAGAAGAAGACTTTGATGAGAATGAGCATGATGAGCATACAGTTGGAGTTGAAGATCTATCGGAAGATGAAACCTTAACTGAACAAAAAATCTGGTCAGGCCAGAAGAGGCAGGCTGACCGAAGTGAAAGAgacttgaaaacaaaatggaaaaagAGAAAGGAAACCACATCAAAGAAGTTAGGTGGAAGACTGCACAG GTTGCATCCAGGACTTTCAGGTAAGAAAAAAACACGATTGTCAAGTGATCCTCTGAGTAGAAGTTTGCTTCAGTCTGCACAGAAAGTAAAACTTCTTGAGGAAGAGACAATTGTGCAACTTGATCCTAGCAGAGTAGAAAAGGAAATGCTGTTGGCAGAAGGATATCTCACACG AATGGAAGATGTTCTAAAAGATCATCCAAATGTGTTGACAaatgttttggaaattttttctgaatttgaTGGTGATACGGCACAATCCCCTCCAGGTTTATTTAAAAAGCTTTCCAAACTTTTAGCTCCCTGGCCTGAACTTTTGCAGGGCTTTGCTCCCTTTCTTCTGCCTGAACAAGCACAATTGTGTGGATTG CTTTCTGAACAGCAAGTTTATGCTCGCGCCAGAAAGTTTCTTCGGCAGTTGGAAATTCGTTTTCAGGACAATCCTCAACATCTTGGCCGCATACTTAACGCATTTCATTCAATGTCATCTTGTGTCATATTCAATGAACATGAG gTTAAGAATACCATTCTTTCATTGCTGAAGTCGGAACCTTACCTTCAAGAGGAGTTCctcatgttttttgataatgAACGTCCACCTGAAAGTAGGCTTCATGGAGAATGTGAGGAGATTTTCTGGAACGATGATCTTATAAAG GATTCGATGACAAGCAAATTTGAACGAGTGATCATTCCGTTTTCTGAGGGGCAGGAAGCACAAGCTAGCACCAGTGAGAACTTTTCCAACAAAACTGACGAAATTAAAAGCGTGGCTGATCATGAAAACAAATCAGATTCAGAGGAAGACCCACTGGGTGACAATAACGA caTAAATCATGACACCAACGCATCAACTGATATTGGTATTATATCAGAAGATGCTCTTTCCTGCAGCCCGTTTAAGCGGCTTATTCCGGCAACAACTCTCCCAGCAGT aACTATTCCACCAAGTCTACAGAGCTTGGGTGGTGGAAAACCACCTGTGACAAACAACATGACACCAGCTCTATTTGTGGACGTCGTTGACAGGCCAATTACTCCAACGGGCATACAAGCTAGTACAGATGATTCAATTTCTGTTCCTTCTTTTGACCCAATAAACGATCAGTGTTCGTCGCAAGGTCTATCCTTGCCTTTAACTCCTTCTCATTCCAAGTCGTCGTTAGAAGCAGAAGTTGGACTGCCGAAAA tGCCGGACGAAAATGACGAAATTCCGTGGAATCGCGAGGAAGACACAATGCTGTTAAGTGTTTGCAAACAACTCGGGCCAACTGAACAAGCATTTCATCAA GTGGCACAAGCGTGTAAACGCACCGTGAAGGAAGCTACGAATCGTTTTAATGCGATCATGGCCTTACTGTCCAGTGCTGACCAAACTGACACTGACACAACCGGTCAAAACAGCGATAGTGACACGGACACAAAAGAAAGCAATGGCGAATAA